From a region of the Deinococcus budaensis genome:
- a CDS encoding tyrosine-type recombinase/integrase, with the protein MTGLSLDLVRQDLQGRARAWVSLHPDERRRRAVQACAEKDAEALWSLVEAYLTQHAQPGVLISRHTLLSYRTGVRQLVDHMTNQAWTVLSPEREDAQTWVGDLIASGKSISTVQARVAAGITLYKALRWAGATKAVPFEDVRLPRDRRHPLEKNAPYTESLVTRVLTRAREAYGEAETPAKRSRQLEVWALLLVLTHSGLRIDEALSLRWPDVDAGDDEPHLVVQSGKGRKSRVVPISPRLADALHAYRGVIRTRRHREDFIFPYRTWQGAAYHVRPLFARRDGGNDFRGFHAFRKYMGSRLYEALGDFVAVAEVLGHANVNTTRGYVRVGVKRARQAIREW; encoded by the coding sequence ATGACGGGCTTGTCCCTCGACCTGGTGCGCCAGGACCTGCAGGGCCGCGCCCGCGCGTGGGTGTCACTCCACCCCGACGAGCGCCGCCGCCGCGCGGTGCAGGCCTGCGCCGAAAAGGACGCCGAGGCGCTCTGGTCGCTGGTTGAGGCGTACCTAACCCAGCACGCGCAGCCGGGCGTCCTGATCAGCCGCCACACCCTGCTCAGCTACCGCACCGGGGTGCGGCAACTCGTGGACCACATGACCAACCAGGCCTGGACCGTGCTCTCTCCCGAGCGTGAGGACGCCCAGACGTGGGTGGGCGATCTGATCGCTTCCGGCAAGTCGATCAGCACCGTGCAGGCCCGAGTGGCGGCCGGGATCACCTTGTATAAGGCCCTGCGTTGGGCGGGCGCCACGAAGGCTGTTCCCTTCGAGGACGTGCGCCTCCCCCGTGACCGCCGTCACCCCCTGGAGAAGAACGCGCCTTACACCGAGAGCCTGGTCACCCGGGTGCTGACCCGAGCCCGGGAAGCCTACGGGGAGGCAGAGACACCAGCAAAGCGCTCCCGGCAACTGGAGGTCTGGGCGCTGCTGCTGGTCCTCACTCACTCGGGATTGCGCATCGACGAGGCCCTCAGCCTGCGCTGGCCGGACGTGGACGCTGGGGACGACGAGCCGCACCTCGTCGTGCAGTCGGGCAAGGGGCGCAAGAGCCGGGTGGTGCCGATCAGCCCGCGCTTGGCCGACGCGCTGCATGCCTATCGGGGGGTTATCCGGACTCGGCGGCACCGGGAGGACTTCATCTTCCCGTACCGAACCTGGCAGGGAGCGGCGTACCACGTGCGGCCGCTGTTCGCGCGACGGGACGGTGGGAACGACTTCCGGGGGTTTCACGCCTTCCGCAAGTACATGGGGAGTCGGCTGTACGAGGCGCTGGGGGACTTCGTGGCGGTGGCGGAGGTGCTGGGCCACGCGAACGTGAACACCACGCGCGGATATGTGCGCGTCGGCGTGAAGCGCGCCCGGCAGGCCATCCGGGAATGGTAA